The following proteins are co-located in the Paludibaculum fermentans genome:
- a CDS encoding SDR family oxidoreductase, translating into MNFSTPTETTPRIALVTGAGSGIGRACALALQSAGYSVVLAGRREAALQETAGLATPGGGSMLAVPTDVGKPESVQALFAAIRSHFGRLDLLFNNAGANAPGIPMEELSFEQWNAVVAVNLTGPFLCAQQAIRLMKEQEPRGGRIINNGSISAHAPRPGSAPYTATKHAITGLTKCISLDGREYDIACGQIDIGNAATEMTQRMTSGVRQANGSTMVEPRMDVRHVADAILYMAGLPLDANVQFLTVMATTMPFIGRG; encoded by the coding sequence ATGAATTTCTCCACGCCGACAGAGACCACTCCACGAATCGCGCTTGTGACCGGAGCCGGCAGCGGCATTGGGCGGGCCTGCGCCCTGGCGCTGCAATCCGCCGGCTATTCCGTGGTGCTGGCGGGCCGGCGCGAGGCGGCACTGCAGGAGACCGCGGGGCTTGCCACGCCTGGAGGCGGCAGTATGCTGGCGGTGCCCACGGACGTCGGCAAGCCGGAGTCCGTCCAGGCGCTGTTCGCGGCCATTCGCAGCCACTTTGGACGCCTGGACCTGCTCTTCAACAATGCCGGCGCCAATGCTCCGGGCATCCCCATGGAGGAGTTGTCGTTTGAGCAGTGGAACGCGGTGGTGGCTGTGAATCTTACGGGCCCGTTCCTGTGTGCCCAGCAGGCCATCCGGCTGATGAAGGAGCAGGAGCCGCGGGGCGGCCGCATTATCAACAACGGCTCGATCTCGGCGCACGCACCGCGGCCGGGTTCCGCGCCTTACACCGCGACGAAACATGCGATCACGGGCCTGACGAAGTGCATCTCTCTGGATGGCCGCGAGTACGACATTGCCTGCGGCCAGATCGACATCGGGAATGCGGCGACGGAGATGACGCAGCGGATGACTTCCGGGGTGCGGCAGGCCAATGGATCGACCATGGTGGAGCCTCGCATGGATGTGAGGCATGTTGCCGACGCTATCCTCTACATGGCCGGACTGCCGTTGGATGCCAATGTCCAGTTCCTGACTGTCATGGCCACGACCATGCCGTTCATCGGGCGCGGCTAG
- a CDS encoding alpha-amylase family glycosyl hydrolase: protein MYEQFGAIVDQNDKTVTFKLFVPDNTLDPDQYTSGGSPGLTDVFVIGGFQNPLTRIWDPDHPVRMSPSNYTDPQTATVKGIVYTFVSAPLPDGFYEYKYLLHFTEAAPRQITDPCSRYGGTENQNSAFVVGGSVATVQPLASPRRPYGDLILYELMIDDFTANLKRSDEAPLQTIARKLDDLVALGINAIEFMPWTAWTYPVDTTQDFSWGYNPVQYFSVAHKYTLNPDTELDKLVHLKRLINECHKRDIHVIMDGVFNHADASPPDRGFPYYWLYQEPADSPYVGNFADHSYFQDLDYANQCTYEYIRDVCFYWMDKFQIDGIRLDNTLGIYKADDRAHGLPKLLSDIRAHCVDTDNKNFALILEHSWDFEAIDVTNKVGATSCWLDPFRSRNMDYLGNRPEGRPQVDPGLMRLLDAHRDFGTDHTPTIYIENHDHRRFMLKAGGRDFWYLTQPYIIALFTSPGATLIYNGQEFGLDNDMPEDGDGRVVPRPLNWLLRDAEPGPTLFARYQQMMSIRNAHPGLRSTNFYPNNWDESNTQRNEHGFGLDRAGNLVVYHRWGDDGQGHLERFYIALNFAQYTQWVSFEVPDAGPWTDLISGHTVTAQGGRLSVEVGSNWGAIFFKRD, encoded by the coding sequence ATGTATGAGCAGTTTGGCGCCATTGTCGACCAGAACGACAAAACCGTCACGTTTAAGCTCTTTGTACCCGACAACACGCTGGACCCCGACCAGTACACCAGCGGCGGCTCGCCAGGCCTGACCGATGTGTTCGTGATCGGCGGTTTCCAGAACCCGCTGACTCGCATCTGGGATCCTGACCACCCCGTCCGGATGAGCCCGTCGAACTACACGGATCCCCAAACCGCCACGGTGAAGGGCATCGTGTACACCTTCGTCTCGGCGCCGTTGCCCGACGGCTTCTACGAGTACAAATACCTGCTGCACTTCACGGAAGCGGCGCCGCGCCAGATCACCGATCCGTGTTCCCGGTACGGCGGCACCGAGAATCAGAATTCCGCCTTCGTGGTGGGCGGTTCCGTGGCTACGGTCCAGCCGCTGGCCAGTCCGCGCCGCCCCTACGGCGACCTCATCCTCTACGAACTGATGATCGATGACTTCACGGCAAACCTGAAGAGATCGGACGAGGCCCCGCTGCAGACCATCGCCCGGAAACTCGATGACCTCGTAGCCCTGGGCATCAACGCCATCGAGTTCATGCCGTGGACCGCCTGGACCTACCCGGTGGATACGACACAGGACTTCAGCTGGGGCTACAACCCGGTGCAGTACTTCTCGGTGGCCCACAAGTACACCCTGAACCCGGACACCGAATTGGACAAACTCGTCCACTTGAAGCGGCTCATCAACGAGTGCCACAAGCGCGACATCCACGTCATCATGGACGGCGTCTTCAATCACGCCGACGCTTCCCCGCCCGATCGCGGCTTCCCCTACTACTGGCTCTACCAGGAACCCGCCGATTCGCCTTATGTCGGCAACTTCGCCGACCACAGCTATTTCCAGGATCTGGACTACGCCAACCAATGCACGTATGAGTACATCCGCGATGTCTGCTTCTACTGGATGGACAAGTTCCAGATCGACGGCATCCGCCTGGACAACACGCTGGGCATCTACAAGGCCGACGACCGCGCGCATGGCCTGCCCAAGCTGCTCTCGGATATCCGCGCCCACTGCGTGGACACTGACAACAAAAACTTCGCCCTGATCCTGGAACACAGTTGGGACTTCGAGGCCATCGACGTCACCAACAAAGTGGGCGCCACCAGTTGCTGGCTCGACCCGTTCCGCAGCCGAAATATGGACTACCTCGGCAACCGGCCCGAAGGCCGTCCCCAGGTGGACCCCGGCCTAATGCGCCTGCTGGACGCACATCGCGATTTCGGCACGGATCACACACCGACGATCTACATCGAGAATCACGACCATCGCCGCTTCATGTTGAAAGCCGGTGGGCGCGACTTCTGGTACCTGACCCAGCCGTACATCATCGCTCTCTTCACCAGCCCCGGAGCGACGCTCATCTACAACGGGCAGGAGTTCGGGCTCGACAACGACATGCCCGAGGACGGCGATGGCCGTGTCGTCCCGCGCCCTTTAAACTGGCTGCTGCGTGACGCCGAACCGGGCCCCACCCTCTTCGCCCGCTACCAGCAGATGATGAGCATCCGGAACGCGCATCCCGGCCTGCGCAGCACCAACTTCTACCCCAACAACTGGGACGAATCGAATACCCAGCGCAATGAGCACGGCTTCGGCCTCGACCGCGCCGGCAACCTGGTGGTCTATCACCGGTGGGGCGACGACGGCCAGGGGCATCTGGAACGGTTCTATATAGCCTTGAACTTTGCCCAGTACACGCAATGGGTCTCCTTCGAGGTCCCGGACGCAGGCCCCTGGACGGACCTAATCAGCGGCCACACCGTGACGGCCCAGGGTGGCCGCCTGAGCGTGGAGGTCGGCTCAAACTGGGGCGCGATCTTCTTCAAACGGGATTGA
- a CDS encoding DUF1349 domain-containing protein yields the protein MTLTEEPILLPGLPAALHSTVPNVWTASEDVLQGQAQPGTDLFLDPIGDARKLDAAMLLFQPDAEFMLSACVEVQFEGTFDAGVLLLHQDDSNWAKLCFEYSPQRQPMVVSVVTCGASDDCNSVVIDGNRVFLRVARIGRGYAFHYATSAEGPWQFVRAFGLAPLPLQAGFLVQSPMGHGCEVRFSSISYTPQPLKDLRNGE from the coding sequence ATGACTTTGACCGAAGAACCCATTCTGCTCCCGGGCCTGCCTGCGGCGCTTCACTCCACGGTGCCCAATGTTTGGACGGCCAGTGAGGATGTACTGCAAGGACAGGCTCAACCGGGCACCGATCTGTTCCTGGATCCAATCGGCGACGCCCGCAAACTGGATGCGGCCATGCTGCTGTTCCAACCGGACGCGGAGTTCATGCTCAGCGCCTGCGTGGAGGTCCAGTTCGAAGGCACCTTCGATGCCGGCGTCCTGCTGCTCCACCAGGACGATTCGAACTGGGCAAAGCTCTGTTTCGAGTACTCGCCCCAACGCCAGCCCATGGTGGTGTCGGTAGTCACCTGCGGCGCTTCGGACGACTGCAATTCCGTGGTGATCGACGGTAATCGCGTATTCCTGCGCGTGGCCCGCATCGGACGAGGCTACGCCTTTCACTACGCCACCAGCGCGGAAGGGCCGTGGCAGTTTGTCCGGGCGTTCGGCCTGGCGCCGCTGCCGCTGCAGGCCGGCTTCCTGGTGCAATCGCCCATGGGGCACGGCTGCGAGGTACGCTTCAGCTCGATTTCCTACACGCCCCAGCCGCTAAAGGACCTGCGCAACGGCGAATAG
- a CDS encoding glycoside hydrolase family protein, with protein MNALLFPRLTKSLLLVLGAACCLTTPVKAQQGKIAAKPLFRDPVHDGAADSVLVWNRAEKRWFMLYTNRRANVPDLPGVAWVHGTRIGIAESIDNGASWKYRGVADIDYGKPDYSLWAPDVIDDGKVYHMFLSVVPGTFPDWNAPRDIVHLTSTDLLHWSHGVKLPLASDRVIDATVIRLKNGQWRLWYKNERDKSHIYYADSPDLNQWNPGGVAVDDRAGEGAKVFLWQGRYWMITDMWKGIAVYSSPDTNKWTAQAEPILRDGGKLPTDREKGQHADVVVSGDRAYIIYFTHQSGADADPSVPNSGRHTLLQMAELKLKDGQLTCDRDEPVHVWLAPPAGR; from the coding sequence GTGAACGCACTGCTGTTTCCTCGTCTCACGAAGTCCCTGTTGCTGGTGCTGGGCGCCGCCTGCTGCCTCACTACGCCAGTGAAAGCGCAACAGGGCAAGATCGCCGCCAAGCCACTCTTCCGCGACCCCGTCCACGACGGCGCCGCCGATTCCGTGCTCGTCTGGAACCGCGCCGAGAAGCGCTGGTTCATGCTCTACACCAACCGTCGCGCCAACGTGCCCGATCTGCCGGGCGTGGCCTGGGTGCATGGCACCCGCATCGGCATCGCGGAATCCATCGACAACGGAGCGAGTTGGAAGTACCGCGGCGTGGCCGACATCGACTACGGCAAGCCGGATTACTCGCTCTGGGCGCCCGATGTCATTGACGACGGCAAGGTCTATCACATGTTCCTCTCCGTGGTACCGGGCACGTTTCCCGACTGGAACGCGCCGCGCGACATCGTCCATCTCACCAGCACCGACCTGCTGCACTGGAGCCATGGCGTCAAACTGCCCCTGGCGTCAGACCGCGTGATCGACGCCACCGTCATCCGGCTGAAGAACGGCCAGTGGCGGCTCTGGTACAAGAACGAACGGGACAAGAGCCATATCTACTACGCCGACAGCCCGGACCTGAACCAGTGGAACCCGGGCGGCGTCGCCGTCGACGACCGTGCCGGCGAAGGCGCCAAAGTCTTCCTCTGGCAGGGCCGCTACTGGATGATCACCGACATGTGGAAGGGCATCGCGGTCTACTCGTCGCCGGATACCAACAAGTGGACGGCCCAGGCGGAACCTATCCTGCGTGACGGCGGCAAGCTGCCGACAGACCGCGAAAAAGGCCAGCATGCCGATGTCGTCGTCAGCGGAGACCGGGCCTACATCATCTACTTCACGCATCAGAGCGGGGCCGACGCGGATCCCTCCGTGCCCAACTCCGGCCGCCACACGCTCCTGCAGATGGCCGAACTGAAATTGAAGGATGGACAACTGACCTGCGACCGCGACGAACCAGTCCACGTCTGGCTGGCGCCGCCCGCCGGCCGCTAA
- a CDS encoding P-II family nitrogen regulator, with protein sequence MLKIEANIHPARLDDVQAALEQQGIVGVMMSQIMDHGGPDGPRAFYRGAEYRASTPRVRLEMLVSHERADDVVELLNRVARTGLGDDGIILIYEVADAVRIGRGEHLQYSLV encoded by the coding sequence ATGCTGAAGATCGAGGCGAACATCCATCCGGCCAGGCTCGACGACGTCCAGGCGGCGCTGGAGCAACAGGGCATCGTGGGTGTGATGATGTCCCAGATCATGGACCACGGCGGCCCCGACGGGCCCCGGGCCTTCTACCGCGGAGCCGAATATCGGGCCAGTACCCCAAGAGTGCGCCTGGAGATGCTCGTTTCCCACGAACGTGCCGATGATGTGGTGGAACTGCTGAACCGCGTCGCGCGCACCGGACTCGGAGACGACGGGATCATCCTAATCTATGAGGTCGCCGACGCGGTCCGCATCGGCCGGGGCGAGCACCTCCAATACTCGCTCGTCTAG
- a CDS encoding VOC family protein, with protein sequence MSEQPVQQNVVIKDVRPYLRLRRAAEAIDFYIRAFGAEEVLRLTEPGGRIGHAEIRIGPATVYLADEYPEFGIRGPESLGGATSALQLDVDQVDALVERASQAGATIVRPPGDEFYGQRAAVVRDPFGHEWMFAQTIEAVSPEEMQRRFEALLE encoded by the coding sequence ATGAGCGAGCAGCCCGTGCAGCAGAACGTTGTCATCAAAGACGTCCGCCCATACCTCCGCCTGCGGCGCGCGGCGGAGGCGATTGATTTCTATATCAGGGCGTTTGGAGCGGAGGAGGTCCTGCGGCTGACCGAGCCGGGGGGCCGCATCGGCCATGCCGAGATCAGGATCGGACCGGCGACTGTCTACCTGGCCGACGAGTATCCTGAGTTCGGCATTCGCGGACCCGAGTCGCTGGGCGGAGCGACGAGTGCCCTCCAGTTGGATGTCGATCAGGTCGACGCCCTGGTGGAGCGGGCCAGCCAGGCGGGCGCGACCATTGTGCGGCCGCCCGGGGATGAGTTCTACGGGCAGCGCGCCGCTGTTGTGCGCGATCCCTTTGGACATGAGTGGATGTTCGCCCAAACGATTGAGGCCGTTTCGCCGGAGGAGATGCAGCGCCGCTTCGAAGCGCTGCTCGAGTAG
- a CDS encoding InlB B-repeat-containing protein → MKPWIALCQDTFARSLKRGTFLLAVLSAAVCAQAQTPVTLFGALSNFDVLNDTKEPAYGFEIELHGVSSVGGTFNWNRFGAANIVPFQGGVYVRYLSGYDPATKQYLTATPAAVDFTPTNGHQCVLGTLNYQTSGCEHFGVWTYQNPTATYYYWLVADPANPGTLKRYGSPVSIPAPVWTVIQPAKPADPVQVAADIVAPIQPVAAFQYGDAQWMKVYKTEHKRKVGLDELVTDNAVVPEDPAQVETSWYLVQAKIGGKGKRNQKRNQGALGGGSQAVVRRYEFYKFAGTYDAITHEAICADALCNVPADAEVGNYIGAQMAAADLDGPAVVDLTVATAGSGLVTGNVGSIKCPGVCSASLNTGTSVTLTAAAAKGVVFAGWGGACQGTALTCTFTMNAATSVTASFKSSFTLSVNRAGKGVVTSAPAGIDCGGRGSCSNTFPQDAQVTLTAVPDPGSAWTGWGGACSGTALTCTVSMTKATSVQANFR, encoded by the coding sequence ATGAAACCATGGATCGCGCTCTGTCAGGATACGTTTGCCCGCTCACTGAAGCGTGGCACTTTTTTGCTTGCCGTCCTTTCGGCGGCCGTCTGCGCCCAGGCGCAAACACCGGTTACTCTCTTCGGCGCATTGTCCAATTTCGATGTGCTCAACGACACGAAAGAGCCGGCCTATGGGTTCGAAATCGAGCTCCATGGCGTCTCCAGTGTTGGCGGGACCTTCAATTGGAATCGCTTTGGCGCGGCCAACATTGTGCCGTTCCAGGGCGGCGTTTATGTTCGTTACCTGTCCGGCTATGATCCGGCGACGAAGCAGTACCTGACCGCGACACCGGCGGCTGTCGACTTCACCCCGACCAACGGCCATCAGTGTGTCCTGGGCACGCTGAACTACCAGACCAGCGGCTGTGAGCACTTCGGCGTGTGGACGTACCAGAATCCGACCGCGACCTACTATTACTGGCTGGTGGCGGATCCAGCCAACCCGGGCACGTTGAAGCGCTATGGTTCACCGGTTTCCATTCCCGCGCCAGTTTGGACTGTAATCCAACCCGCCAAGCCGGCTGATCCCGTGCAGGTCGCCGCCGACATCGTGGCGCCCATCCAGCCCGTTGCCGCTTTCCAGTATGGCGATGCGCAGTGGATGAAAGTGTACAAAACCGAACACAAGCGCAAGGTCGGGCTCGACGAGCTCGTCACCGACAACGCTGTCGTTCCGGAGGATCCGGCCCAGGTGGAAACCTCCTGGTATCTGGTGCAGGCCAAGATCGGAGGCAAGGGCAAACGCAATCAGAAGCGCAACCAAGGAGCCCTGGGCGGCGGTTCCCAGGCAGTGGTTCGCCGCTATGAGTTCTACAAGTTTGCGGGCACCTACGATGCCATCACGCACGAAGCGATCTGCGCGGACGCGCTCTGCAACGTGCCGGCCGATGCCGAAGTGGGCAATTACATCGGGGCCCAGATGGCTGCCGCGGATCTCGATGGCCCCGCAGTGGTCGATCTGACCGTCGCCACCGCAGGCAGCGGCCTGGTCACCGGCAACGTCGGGTCCATCAAGTGTCCGGGCGTCTGCTCTGCCTCGCTGAACACCGGCACTTCCGTTACTCTCACTGCTGCCGCCGCCAAAGGCGTCGTGTTCGCCGGGTGGGGAGGCGCCTGCCAGGGCACAGCGCTCACCTGCACGTTCACTATGAATGCGGCGACCTCGGTGACCGCCTCCTTTAAGTCCTCGTTTACGCTTTCAGTGAACCGGGCCGGTAAGGGCGTAGTGACGAGTGCTCCGGCCGGTATCGACTGCGGCGGGCGCGGCAGCTGCTCCAACACCTTCCCGCAGGATGCCCAGGTGACGCTGACGGCGGTACCCGATCCCGGCTCGGCCTGGACTGGGTGGGGCGGCGCCTGCTCCGGCACCGCGCTCACCTGCACCGTCAGTATGACCAAGGCCACTTCCGTCCAGGCCAACTTCCGTTAG
- a CDS encoding SDR family NAD(P)-dependent oxidoreductase produces the protein MANAPLSITPGRQDAGAGKLVGMAEYPRFDLTGRTALVTGAARGLGRAISLALAHAGADVALGLRDASSDGGLAEEIEAMGRKALRLQMDVSSLQQIHQAVESAAAQFGRLDILVNNVGMAEVNPAEAVTEAEYDRQFSLNVKSAFFASQAAAQVMMRQQGGSIVTLSSQAGFVALPGVSVYCMTKAALVHMTRCLAVEWGKHGIRVNAVAPTFIATPGNAEVLADDAFRADVVERIAALHRIGEPMEVAGAVVFLASGAASMITGHTMLIDGGWTAR, from the coding sequence ATGGCGAATGCTCCATTGTCTATCACCCCAGGCCGGCAGGATGCGGGAGCGGGTAAGCTGGTCGGGATGGCTGAGTATCCACGATTCGATCTGACGGGCCGGACCGCCCTGGTGACAGGCGCCGCGCGCGGCCTGGGCCGGGCCATTTCACTGGCCCTGGCACATGCCGGAGCCGACGTCGCCCTCGGCCTGCGCGATGCCTCGTCCGACGGAGGCTTGGCGGAGGAGATCGAAGCAATGGGCCGCAAGGCCCTGCGGCTCCAGATGGATGTGTCGTCGCTGCAACAGATTCACCAGGCAGTGGAGTCCGCCGCCGCGCAATTCGGCCGCCTGGACATCCTGGTCAACAACGTGGGCATGGCCGAGGTGAATCCGGCTGAAGCCGTGACCGAGGCGGAGTACGACCGGCAGTTCTCCCTGAACGTAAAGAGCGCCTTCTTCGCCAGCCAGGCAGCCGCCCAGGTGATGATGCGGCAGCAGGGCGGCTCGATCGTGACGCTCAGCTCGCAGGCCGGTTTCGTGGCCCTGCCTGGAGTTTCCGTCTACTGCATGACGAAAGCCGCGCTGGTGCACATGACCAGATGCCTGGCGGTGGAGTGGGGCAAACACGGGATTCGCGTCAACGCCGTGGCGCCCACGTTCATCGCGACACCCGGCAATGCGGAAGTCCTGGCCGACGACGCCTTCCGGGCCGATGTCGTCGAACGCATCGCCGCGCTGCACCGCATTGGCGAACCCATGGAGGTGGCCGGCGCTGTCGTCTTCCTGGCCTCAGGCGCGGCCTCCATGATTACCGGGCATACGATGTTGATCGATGGCGGCTGGACAGCGCGCTAG
- a CDS encoding ACT domain-containing protein, which translates to MQFRQLKGSWAVCRLGAEDAIPDWAGRGPFVSITRTPEELSVVCPADQAPDGIRAQAGWACLQLAGPFDFALTGILASFLQPLAEAAVPIFALSTFDTDWVLIPEPHLARALDALRAAGHDLIV; encoded by the coding sequence TTGCAGTTCCGGCAGCTGAAGGGTAGTTGGGCGGTTTGCCGGCTGGGTGCCGAGGACGCGATTCCGGATTGGGCGGGGCGTGGGCCGTTTGTTTCCATCACGCGAACTCCCGAGGAGTTGTCGGTGGTCTGCCCGGCGGATCAGGCGCCGGATGGGATCCGCGCTCAAGCTGGTTGGGCGTGCCTGCAACTGGCGGGGCCTTTCGATTTCGCACTGACCGGGATCCTGGCGTCATTTCTGCAGCCCCTGGCGGAGGCGGCGGTGCCGATCTTCGCGCTGTCGACCTTCGACACCGATTGGGTGCTGATCCCGGAGCCGCATCTGGCGCGGGCGCTGGACGCGCTACGCGCCGCCGGACATGACCTGATCGTTTAG
- a CDS encoding metallophosphoesterase — protein sequence MHGFALFLGVAMLAQVPVSAQQPLFSFGAIADVQYADKDDAIGRQYRVSTAKLAACANLLNRERLEFVVHLGDLIDEGAGNLEVIRKVYGQIQAPRYYVLGNHDFTAGRSTLMSVLGLNRPYYDFSVKGWTFVVLDGMNESVAGGWPEADPHAQAGRATLDALKKAGLSNAQSWNGAVGPAQRRWLQETLARAAGQGNRVIVFSHFPVLAASCRPEHLLWDHEEVLRILEASSATAAYLNGHDHKGGAALHSGIPYVTLPGMVEHAVNESCQVVDVYPDGLVVRQAGAGSGRSFPLR from the coding sequence ATGCACGGATTCGCTCTGTTCCTTGGCGTCGCGATGCTCGCACAGGTCCCTGTATCGGCCCAGCAGCCCCTGTTCTCCTTTGGGGCGATCGCGGATGTGCAGTATGCCGACAAGGATGACGCGATCGGCCGGCAGTATCGCGTGTCGACGGCGAAGTTGGCGGCGTGCGCGAACCTGTTGAATCGGGAGAGGCTGGAGTTTGTGGTGCACCTCGGCGACCTGATCGATGAGGGCGCGGGCAACCTGGAGGTGATTCGGAAGGTCTATGGGCAGATCCAGGCGCCGCGGTATTACGTGCTGGGCAACCATGACTTCACGGCCGGGCGCTCCACGTTGATGTCCGTCCTGGGACTGAACAGGCCTTACTACGACTTCTCAGTAAAGGGATGGACCTTCGTTGTCCTGGATGGCATGAACGAGAGCGTGGCGGGCGGCTGGCCGGAGGCGGATCCGCATGCGCAGGCCGGGCGGGCCACATTGGATGCCTTGAAGAAAGCCGGCCTTTCCAACGCCCAGTCCTGGAATGGAGCCGTGGGTCCGGCACAGAGGAGATGGCTGCAGGAGACGCTTGCCCGCGCAGCCGGTCAGGGCAACCGCGTCATCGTCTTCAGTCACTTCCCGGTGCTGGCCGCCTCGTGCCGGCCGGAGCACCTGCTGTGGGATCACGAGGAGGTCCTGCGGATTCTCGAAGCCAGCTCCGCCACAGCAGCCTACCTGAACGGACACGACCATAAGGGCGGGGCGGCGTTGCATTCGGGCATCCCCTACGTCACGTTGCCCGGCATGGTGGAGCATGCGGTGAACGAGAGTTGCCAGGTGGTGGACGTGTATCCGGACGGGCTGGTGGTCCGCCAGGCGGGCGCGGGATCGGGCCGCTCCTTCCCGTTGCGCTAG
- a CDS encoding GlcG/HbpS family heme-binding protein: protein MGAAFDDSPGNGNNNSECSRLPGYAELKSALASATATETSGLNNQMWATLVNRDGVVCAVAFSGENRGAQWPGSRVISAQKANAANAFSLDASSNDNGSGQVGGLALSTANLYSAVQPGGSLYGLQHSNPVDTSVAYKGPASKNGTSNDPMVGNTIGGVNVFGGGLALYAEGHRIIGGVGVSGDTSCADHNIAWRVRNLLKLDHMAVNGAVPAVPGPASLFNADPTHPDNIIFDITANPNGGTGNSASGFGHPSCLNTSGSSTLPPVRP from the coding sequence ATGGGAGCTGCGTTCGACGACTCTCCCGGCAATGGCAACAACAACTCCGAGTGCTCGCGTCTGCCGGGCTATGCGGAGTTGAAGAGCGCGCTGGCCTCCGCCACGGCCACTGAAACCAGCGGCCTCAACAATCAGATGTGGGCCACCCTCGTGAACCGCGACGGCGTGGTCTGCGCCGTGGCCTTCTCGGGAGAAAATCGCGGCGCGCAGTGGCCCGGCAGCCGTGTCATCTCGGCGCAAAAGGCGAATGCCGCGAACGCCTTCAGCCTCGACGCGTCGTCGAACGACAACGGCTCGGGGCAAGTGGGCGGCCTGGCTCTCTCCACGGCCAACCTCTACTCCGCCGTGCAACCGGGTGGCAGCCTGTATGGCCTGCAACACAGCAACCCGGTGGACACCTCCGTCGCTTACAAAGGCCCGGCTTCCAAGAATGGCACGTCCAACGACCCCATGGTGGGCAACACGATCGGCGGCGTGAACGTGTTCGGCGGAGGACTGGCCCTCTATGCCGAGGGTCACAGGATCATCGGCGGCGTCGGCGTCAGCGGAGACACCTCGTGCGCCGACCACAACATCGCGTGGAGGGTGCGCAACCTCCTCAAACTCGACCACATGGCGGTGAACGGAGCCGTGCCCGCCGTACCCGGACCGGCCAGCCTGTTCAACGCCGATCCCACGCATCCCGACAACATCATCTTCGACATCACCGCCAATCCCAATGGCGGCACGGGCAACAGCGCCAGCGGCTTCGGCCATCCCTCGTGTCTGAATACCAGCGGGTCCAGTACCCTGCCGCCTGTGCGGCCGTAA
- a CDS encoding sugar phosphate isomerase/epimerase family protein, with product MQNRPTQGTGRRTFLQTATAGVALAGSVNAGPGTGVARALTEKEKLARLASNTWPLRTLFKSRPTSRPVGPEVEAFRKKYGQITMLDFPQFTKDTFPGVWHMDLWSSLFGDVTDQSMYVGSTVMMGENKRTVYEFDPSTPSSKKWLTTLAGKMAAGGVLCHHISNNAPRDICDLDPEKRKAGIDVAKKWLDGAAILGAKTMRVNTGGPRIAPSAVATSDYPRNDEVVKYLSNAIESFKEMADYGQKVGVKVTIENHWGLSANPLHVRIILDEVNHPFCEASPDFCNWEHEYMLYHALDDLAPYAHSTVHAKTWSRWKEVDVQRCVRIMTANKFQGIFALEYEEGPWDGVDGARYLMKEVLAAL from the coding sequence TTGCAGAACAGACCTACTCAAGGGACCGGACGGCGGACCTTTCTCCAGACCGCAACGGCCGGTGTTGCGCTCGCCGGCTCAGTCAACGCAGGGCCTGGGACAGGCGTCGCGCGCGCTCTTACTGAGAAGGAAAAGCTCGCACGGCTGGCCTCCAACACCTGGCCGCTTAGAACTCTCTTCAAATCCCGGCCCACGTCCCGGCCGGTTGGTCCGGAGGTGGAAGCCTTCCGGAAGAAATACGGGCAGATCACGATGCTCGACTTCCCGCAGTTCACGAAGGACACGTTCCCCGGCGTCTGGCACATGGATCTGTGGTCGTCGCTGTTTGGCGATGTCACGGACCAGAGCATGTACGTCGGCTCCACGGTGATGATGGGCGAGAACAAGCGCACCGTCTACGAGTTCGACCCCTCTACGCCGTCGTCCAAGAAGTGGCTCACCACGCTGGCGGGCAAGATGGCCGCGGGCGGTGTGCTTTGCCACCACATCTCCAACAATGCCCCGCGCGACATCTGCGATCTCGATCCCGAGAAGCGCAAAGCCGGCATCGACGTGGCGAAGAAGTGGCTGGATGGCGCGGCCATTCTCGGCGCCAAGACGATGCGTGTCAATACCGGCGGGCCGCGGATCGCGCCCAGCGCCGTGGCCACGTCCGACTACCCGCGCAACGACGAAGTGGTGAAGTACCTCAGCAACGCGATTGAGTCCTTCAAGGAGATGGCCGACTACGGGCAGAAGGTCGGCGTCAAGGTCACCATCGAGAACCACTGGGGCCTCAGCGCCAATCCGCTGCACGTGCGGATCATCCTCGACGAAGTGAATCATCCCTTCTGCGAAGCCTCGCCGGACTTCTGCAACTGGGAGCACGAGTACATGCTGTATCACGCGCTGGACGATCTTGCTCCTTACGCGCACTCCACGGTGCATGCCAAGACCTGGAGCCGCTGGAAGGAAGTGGATGTGCAACGGTGTGTGCGCATCATGACAGCCAACAAGTTCCAGGGGATCTTCGCGCTTGAGTACGAAGAGGGTCCGTGGGATGGCGTCGACGGCGCCCGCTACCTGATGAAGGAAGTACTGGCCGCCCTCTAG